The Nyctibius grandis isolate bNycGra1 chromosome 3, bNycGra1.pri, whole genome shotgun sequence genome window below encodes:
- the LOC137661390 gene encoding ubiquitin carboxyl-terminal hydrolase CYLD-like: MSSLLPSAGDGNCYYILTEDCAYGSKYFQAGNMCYCSERNYLRNFSDDRPPACFLKVIMLDDNSTVTINVEILQPVREEAAAFLLAISSHTERLNYFLERLSLEAALRAGPGQKVMVEVDRQHFPGIIRYVGSIYKNTSAALSPFFFGVELQGEGENRGRSDGSYHGTDYFKCKRNCGIFLPFSRVQFPPVPDDDYVKQKPKLDMEEGVPVKVGDAVSFYVDGVLTKGIAMAVYRDGTQWFVKVCPEEEGTTDIFREIPMDSVVKESLQSLFSPFDSNVGLGHPNQMKQEISESGEECESGNSSLEVNSMVQITLDKGNQVSGIIRWLGYLPQIQHKMAGVELDEDKGVTAGEWLGKYYFHCAPKRGLFVKLQSCQPDVRFQCSCNSDLSLVDYGGQEVLPQAPESFPPLRNEAAVHVLRGRMKGIQGHCNSCYMDATLFSLFSCTSVLDSMLFKPFPLCDRNVQSILRDEIVNPLRKTGFVRARSVMHLREQLTEKGPCSSFTNAEKDPEEFLNLIMHQILGIEPLLRLQSGGQKEQDCYCYQIFMDKQEDLVVPDVQQLVEHSFLSSDLKLVEIPSCFIIQMPRFGKEYKMFSKIIPSLELDITDLLLDSPRECCICGDVATLECSECFKDKVFAATGLKQFCSSCSRQVHSHYRRKTHKPTRLHVPEEFHSRSPQGSQQVPREKMELFAVLCIETSHYVSFVKYGPENEHWMFFDSMADRHGDENGFNIPTVTLCPEVAKYLDLPLAVLALEQPRDMDGVAKRLFCDAYMYMYQSKKMALYK, from the exons ATGAGCAGCCTCCTGCCTTCAGCAGGTGACGGGAACTGCTATTACATCCTGACAGAAGACTGTGCCTATGGCAGCAAGTACTTCCAAGCTGGTAACATGTGCTACTGCAGCGAGAGGAATTACCTGCGCAACTTCTCCGACGACAGGCCCCCAGCTTGCTTCTTGAAGGTCATCATGCTGGATGACAACTCAACCGTCACGATAAACGTAGAAATCCTGCAGCCTGTGCGCGAGGAGGCGGCCGCCTTCCTCCTGGCCATCAGCAGCCACACCGAACGCTTGAACTACTTCTTGGAGAGGTTGAGCCTTGAAGCAGCTCTGCGAGCCGGGCCAGGGCAAAAAGTGATGGTGGAGGTCGACCGGCAACATTTCCCTGGTATCATCCGCTACGTCGGGAGCATTTACAAAAACACTTCAGCTGCGCTGTCTCCGTTCTTCTTCGGGGTGGAGTTACAG GGCGAGGGTGAGAACAGAGGGCGCAGCGATGGATCTTACCACGGCACTGACTATTTCAAGTGTAAGCGGAACTGCGGGATCTTCCTGCCCTTTAGCAGAGTCCAGTTTCCTCCCGTACCTGATGACGATTATGTGAAACAGAAGCCAAAACTGGACATGGAGGAGGGTGTTCCTGTGAAAGTGGGAGATGCAGTAAGCTTCTACGTGGACGGTGTCCTCACCAAAGGAATAGCGATGGCAGTTTACAGGGATGGGACCCAATGGTTTGTTAAAGTTTGTCCG gaggaagaaggaacaactgacattttcagagaaatccCTATGGACTCCGTTGTGAAGGAAAGCTTGCAAA GTTTATTTTCCCCGTTCGACTCCAACGTGGGCTTGGGACACCCAAACCAAATGAAACAAGAGATAAGCGAGAGCGGTGAGGAGTGTGAAAGTGGGAATTCATCCCTGGAGGTGAACTCCATGGTCCAGATCACCTTGGACAAAGGAAATCAGGTTTCGGGAATCATCCGCTGGTTGGGCTACCTGCCCCAAATTCAACACAAAATGGCAGGAGTTGAACTG GATGAAGATAAGGGGGTCACTGCTGGCGAGTGGCTGGGCAAATACTACTTCCACTGCGCTCCAAAGCGCGGCCTCTTCGTGAAGCTGCAGTCCTGCCAGCCCGACGTTCGCTTCCAGTGTTCATGCAACAGTGACTTGAGCCTCGTGGATTATG GTGGGCAGGAAGTTCTTCCACAGGCTCCAGAGAGTTTTCCTCCCCTCAGGAACGAGGCAGCGGTGCATGTCCTGCGAGGGCGGATGAAGGGGATCCAAGGCCACTGTAATTCCTGCTATATGGACGCAACTCTCTTCAG CCTCTTCTCCTGTACGTCCGTGCTGGACTCCATGCTCTTCAAGCCCTTCCCACTGTGTGACAGGAACGTCCAGAGCATTCTACGGGATGAGATTGTTAATCCACTCCGAAA GACTGGCTTCGTCAGGGCTAGGAGTGTGATGCACCTGAGGGAGCAGCTGACTGAAAAGGGCCCATGTTCAAGCTTTACCAACGCTGAGAAAG ATCCCGAGGAGTTCCTCAACCTCATCATGCATCAGATCCTGGGAATAGAGCCACTCTTGAGGCTGCA GTCAGGAGGCCAGAAGGAGCAGGACTGTTACTGTTACCAGATATTTATGGACAAACAGGAGGATCTGGTGGTTCCCGACGTGCAGCAGTTAGTGGAACACTCCTTCCTATCCTCCGATCTGAAGCTGGTGGAG atcCCATCTTGCTTCATTATCCAAATGCCGCGTTTTGGGAAGGAATATAAAATGTTCAGCAAAATCATTCCTTCCTTGGAGCTGGATATAACAGATCTGCTGCTTGACA GTCCCAGGGAGTGCTGCATCTGCGGCGACGTCGCCACCCTGGAGTGTTCGGAGTGTTTCAAAGACAAGGTGTTTGCAGCTACGGGCCTGAAGCagttctgcagctcctgctccagacAG GTTCACTCCCACTACCGACGCAAAACGCACAAGCCAACCAGGCTGCACGTCCCAGAAGAGTTCCACAGCCGAAGCCCCCAGGGCAGCCAGCAGGTCCCTCGTGAGAAGATGGAGCTCTTCGCAGTGCTCTGCATCGAGACCAGTCATTACGTCTCCTTCGTGAAATACGGTCCCGAGAACGAACACTGGATGTTCTTTGACAGCATGGCTGACAGACACG GTGATGAAAATGGCTTCAACATTCCCACGGTAACGCTGTGCCCTGAAGTTGCCAAATACCTGGACTTGCCACTGGCTGTGCTGGCCCTGGAGCAACCTCGGGACATGGACGGAGTGGCCAAGCGCCTCTTTTGTGACGCCTACATGTACATGTACCAGAGCAAGAAGATGGCGCTTTACAAATGA
- the NAPRT gene encoding nicotinate phosphoribosyltransferase: protein MAPLADLYHLTMAYGHWRAGRHRAPAAAELFFRRGPFGGAFALAAGLAEGLRGLRALRFSAADVAYLRSVLPSTTEDAFFDYLATLDTSEVTVSAVPEGSVVFARVPFLQVKGPLLVVQLLETTLLCLVSYASLVATNAARFRFLAGPTVKLMEMGLRRAQGPDGALSASKYSYIGGFDYTSNILAGKLYGIPVRGTIAHSFIVSFTSLEEVQPRELSPLAGGEPVDLPALAESWLGRVCEVLQTPLEKVHRGELAAFVSYAITFPRDFQGLLDTYCVRRSGLPNFCAVALALHQLGYRAIGVRLDSGDLAQQSKEIRQMLRTCGAHFQVPWFETIPIAVSNDISEENLEEFSREGSEIDLIGVGTNLVTCPLQPSLGCVYKLVEVNGSPCLKFTEDEEKMTIPGTKTIYRLYDAAGHPFMDLMALEEEPSPSAGQELAVHVLGQLGETIKVVPTTVEPLHRTYFRDGQVCEPLPSLPEVRSHAQASLSQLSPIHRRLQDPQPYPVAVTERLHHLVTELRQDSQ from the exons ATGGCGCCGCTGGCCGATCTCTACCACCTCACCATGGCCTACGGGCACTGGCGGGCCGGCCGCCaccgcgcccccgccgccgccgagcTCTTCTTCCGCCGCGGGCCCTTCGGCGGGGCCTTCGCGCTGGCCGCCGGCCTGGCCGAGGGGCTGCGCGGCCTCCGCGCCCTCCGCTTCAGCGCCGCCG ATGTCGCCTACCTGCGCTCCGTCCTGCCCAGCACCACGGAAGACGCCTTCTTCGATTACCTGGCCACCTTGGACACCTCGGAGGTGACAGTGTCCGCCGTGCCGGAGGGCTCCGTCGTCTTCGCCAGG GTCCCGTTCCTGCAGGTGAAGGGGCCGCTGCTGGTGGTGCAGCTGCTGGAGACCACGTTGTTGTGCCTGGTCAGCTACGCCAG CCTGGTGGCCACGAACGCCGCTCGCTTCCGCTTCCTCGCTGGCCCAACCGTGAAGCTGATGGAGATGGGGCTGCGTCGTGCTCAGGGGCCGGACGGTGCCCTTTCGGCCTCCAAGTACTCCTACATCGGGG GCTTCGACTACACCAGTAACATCCTGGCGGGGAAGCTCTACGGCATCCCCGTGCGCGGCACCATCGCCCACTCCTTCATCGTGTCCTTCACCTCCTTGGAGGAGGTGCAGCCCCGG gagctgtcaccgctggcaggaggagagccCGTGGATCTCCCAGCCCTGGCTGAGTCGTGGCTGGGGCGGGTGTGTGAGGTGCTGCAGACCCCCCTGGAGAAGGTGCACCGGGGCGAGCTGGCCGCCTTCGTGTCCTACGCCATCACCTTCCCGCGGGACTTCCAGGGGCTGCTGGACACGTACTGTGTCAGGAG GAGCGGTTTGCCCAACTTCTGTGCCGTGGCGCTGGCCCTGCACCAACTGGGCTACCGGGCCATCGGGGTGCGCCTGGACAGCGGGGACCTGGCCCAGCAGTCCAAGGAGATCCGCCAAATGCTCCGAACCTGCGGTGCTCA cttccagGTGCCCTGGTTTGAGACCATCCCCATCGCCGTCAGCAACGACATCAGCGAGGAGAACCTGGAGGAGTTCAGCCGGGAG GGGAGCGAGATTGACCTGATCGGCGTGGGGACAAACCTGGTGACGTGTCCCCTCCAGCCATCGCTGGGCTGCGTTTACAAG CTGGTGGAGGTCAATGGCTCCCCGTGCCTGAAATTCACAGAAGATGAGGAGAAGATGACAATCCCAGGGACTAAGACCATCTATCGGCTCTATGATGCTGCTG GTCACCCCTTCATGGACCTCATGGCTCTGGAGGAGGAGCCCTCGCCCAGCGCGGGGCAGGAGCTGGCGGTCCATGTCCTAGGACAGCTCGGTGAGACCATCAAGGTCGTGCCCACCACCGTGGAGCCCCTCCATCGCACGTACTTCAGAGATGGGCAG GTGTGCgagcccctgcccagcctgccGGAGGTGAGGAGCCATGCGCAGGCGTCCCTcagccagctcagccccatTCACCGACGGCTCCAGGACCCACAGCCCTACCCG GTGGCCGTGACGGAGAGGCTGCACCACCTCGTCACCGAGCTGCGGCAGGACAGCCAGTGA